The region AATCGGAATAAAAACTTCAAACTTAGTATCTGTGTTCAAAATCTGTATTTTTTCATCAGACAAAAGTTGGTAGCGCGTTTCTAAGTTTTTTAAACCTGTGCCAAAAGATTCTTGTTGTGCAATTACTTTCGATTTTGTGTTGGTAATCATTAACCAACCTTCATTAATTTGAATCGTGGTTTTAATTGGCTTTGTGCCATTAGATTTGTTGTGTTTCACCACATTTTCTAGCAAGCTTTGCAAAGCACCTGTCGGAATAAATTTATCAACCAAAGCCATATTTTCTTCAATTGTAAACTCATAATCTTTACCAAATCTGGTTTTAATTAGAAAGATGTAATTCTTAGCCAATTCAATTTCGCTAGAAAGCTCCATTACTTCAGCATCTTTGGTTTTAATTAAATATCTATAAATTAACGATAGTTTATTGATGTACTCTTTTGCTTTTTCTGGATTACTATCAATTAAACTATCTAAAGTATTTAAGTTATTGAACAAAAAATGCGGGTTGATTTGAGAGCGTAATAACTTTAATTCGTTTTCTTTTTGCTGTTCTTTTATTTTAGAAATTTGTGTTTGTCCTTCGTAAAATTTCTTTGTGATTAATATTCCTAAAGCAAGACCAATTGAATCTGAGCCATTGAAAATGGCGTACAAAATTAGATTGCCTAGTTTTGGAAATTTACTCCAATCGTTATTACCAGTAGAAAACCCTACAACTCTTTCTATAATTCCTATTGATGTGATGACCAACAAACCATACAAAGCGAAAAGAATATAATTTTTCTTTTTAAGAAGAAATCTTGGGATGATAAAGTACATAAATAGTAAAACACCAGATAAAGAGGTGATTACGAACATAGGAATATCTACCAAATATTCTAATAAAGTTGCATCTTGATCTAGATAATCAAAAATATTTAAGGTAATACTGATGAGGTAAAAAACAGTAAGAATAATATAGTCAGACTTGTCAAGCTTTGTATTCATTAAACAAATATATTAATTACTGTCATTTATTCTGTTTTCTTCATCTCTGTTTGTATTTCTAGAAGATTTTTTCTTTCCAAATTTAGATCCAAAGCTATACACCAAACGCAATTGAATATTTTGTCTAGAACCGTTACTTTCTACTTCTGCAGTTCCATTTCCGTAATCAATATTACCAACAAAACCTCTATTGAGCATTTTATTAAAACCGAGATTTACTTTTAGTTTATCGTCCATAAACTTTTTACCGAAAGAAAAATCTAACTCAGCCAGCCAATCAACTTCAATTTGCCCTTCTAAAGCTCCTGTTCCATAATTCCCACTGAGTTCAAAATTAATATCCCAAGGCAATTGGTAACTTGCTTGAATAAACCAAATCAAATTCCATTTGTTTAAATCTACACCATAGGTTGAAGATTGAAAATCTGTGTTGGTCACGATAATTCCTGTATAGCCATCTAAACCTTTAGTAAAATTAACGGGTGCAAATAATCGAAAGTTCCAATTCGCATTGTTTTCTACATTTACCTCTTGCTGACGAATTTGTGCAGTTGCATTATCTTGACTAATCAATTGAAAAATTACATCATCAGTTTTGCTGTAACCAATGGTAAAAAAAGGTTGACCTTCATAGGTTAAATTAAATTGATAATTATTGGTGTAAGATGGTGTTAATCTTGGATTACCTTCACTTGCAGAAAATGGATCTAAAAATTGTTGAAATGAGTTTAAGCTGTTATATCCTGGTCTTTGAATTCTATAGCTGTAAGATACACTTGCACCTAAAATGTCTGTTAATTTTCTGCTGATGGATGCGCTTGGAAATACTTTTTTAATGGGACGCTTCTGAACTTCAGTCACCATTTGTCCGTCTTTTATAAAGGTTGATGTTCCGTCTGTATTACTGTCTTCATAACGTAATCCGCCAGAAAAAGACCATTTTCCGAATTTTGCATTTACTTTAGAGTAGAGAGCAAATATAGTTTCATCAATTGCGAATCGACTACTTAAACTATCAATTGTATTAAAATTAGTGTTTTCTAAACTTTGCGTTTCTAAATCATTATCGGTTCCTACATCAGCAAAACGGGTACCCGCGCTTAGTTTAAAGTTGTCAGAAAATGTTTTGGTATAATCTGCTCTGTAGGTTTTAATCTTATATTTTCCATCTTGTATGTACCTTCTGTCTGTAAAATTTACCGTACTTCCAGCGGCTCTAGACAATCGATTTGTATTGTCATTTACAAAATCCACATAATTAAAGTCGATTAGTAACTTGTCTGTATCTGTCTTATATTCGTAATATGGATTCATATTAAAGTTACTTCGTTGTCTGTCAAAACTATTTTCAGAAAATAGCGTATTTGTATTATTTACATCAGAAATAATGGTTTTACTTGTGGCAATTCTTTCTGAATCTCTGGTATTCATTGTGCCTCCAATTCCTATAGAATGTTTATCATTTATATAATAATCTAAACTACCACCAATTCTAAAATTATCTGGGTCATAAGGTTCTCTTGTCACTTGATTGTAGGTTTCATCGCCCACAGTTCTAATTAAAAACAAATCGTCTCTCCAAGTCGGTTGAGAGTAACCTGTGCTTAGTTGCCAATTCAATTTGTTTTTATAACTCGCTATCGAAAAACCAGCACCCCATTCAAAACCTTCGTCTTCACCAATCCAAGTATTTGCGCTGCCATGCGTTCCTAATTTTACATTTTTCTTTAAAATGATGTTGATGATCGCGCCAGAACCAGAAGCTTCGTATTCTGCACCAGGTTGTTCTACGACTTCTATTTTTGCAATATTATCTGCAGGAAAATCTCGTAATAACGTTTCAACATCCATATATTCTGTGGTTTTTCCGTTGATTAAGATTCGAACGCCACCTTTACCGGCAATTGAGATTCCGTTGTTCGTTACTAGAACACCAGGAACTTTTCTCATTACATCTTGTAGGTTTGTGTTAATCATATCAGATTTTTCTAAATCTACAATTAGTTTTTCGGCAGTTTGTTTAATTACTGGGCGCTTACTTTTTACAACCACTTCATTTAATGTTTGCATTTCTTCTTTTAAAGTGATGTTGAAAGTTTTATTTCCGTTTAGATCAAATTCAGGAATTTTATAGGTTTTAAAACCCAACATCGAAATTTCTATTTTGTATTTTCCAGAAGTAATTTTTTCAAAACTATAATTTCCATTTTCATCAGAAACGGTTCCTTTTGGAGCTGCATTTTCTCCTGTTTTTAGTAAAAGGATATTTGCAAATGGCAAAGGTTCATTTTGCTCATCAACAATTTTTCCGTTGATTTTATGCTGCGAAAAGGTGGTTAAAATTCCGAAGAAAAAAAAGAGGATAATTTTTAAAACTTTCATTTGGTTGGTTTTTTATTAGCATTGCAAAAGTGCCGATTTTGTTAGGATAGAAAAACGAGTTTCTGACGAATTGGGTTAAATTTCCGATAAACAGATTACGATGTTCTATAAAGACTAGACGCTTTATATTTGTATAAAGTTTCCTGCAACCAAAAAATGCCTAGAAAAATCGAAGCATTTTTAAATATTATTTCACTAGTGTCCACTAAAAACTAAAAAAAGTTCATTGAAATTATTGTAAATCTGTATTTTAAGTTTCATTTTGAAGCGTGACGATTTGAAATGGCTACTATATTCGTAAATCAACATTACGAATATGAATCAAGGTAAATATATTTTCTCTCAATTAGTGAATTTTCTTCCACAACGTGTTTTTGATAGAATTACAGCTAAATATTCAGGTAATAAATCAGTCAAACATTTTACTTGTTGGAATCAATTATTATGTATGATGTTTGGTCAATTATCTGCACGAGAAAGTCTAAGAGATTTGATAGCTATTATTGATGCTCATAAATCAAAATCATATCATTTAGGATTTGGAAAAAGTATAACTCGTCGCAATTTATCAAAAGCAAATGAGAATCGAAATTATAAAATATTTGAGGAGTTTGCTGACTACTTAATTAAGATTGCTCAAAACAAAAATGATACTAGCAATTTTAAAATAGAAGGTTCTATTTATGCTTTTGATTCTTCAACAATTGACTTGTGTTTAAGTGTATTTTGTTGGGCTCATTTTCGCAAAACAAAAGCAGGGATTAAATTGCATACCCTTTTTGATGTCAATACTCAAATCCCTGTATTTATTCATGTTACAGAAGCAAATATCCATGATGTGAATGCTATGGACGTCATAGATTACGAACCTTTAGCTTACTATATATTTGATCGTGCTTATGTAGATTATGAACGTCTTTATCGGATTGAAAAAGCAAAAGCTTATTTTGTAGTTCGAGCAAAATCTAATGTTAAATTTAAAAGAATATATTCTAAAAAAAAAGATAAAACTACTGGAATTAAATATGACCAAATTGGAAAAATAATAGGTTTTTATAGTTCTAAAAATTATCCAAAAAAAATTCGTAAAGTAAAATATCACGATAGTAAAACTAAAAAAACGTTCGTGTTTTTAACCAACAATTTTAAACTATCTGCAAGTGATAATGCATTGCTTTACAAACAAAGATGGCAAGTAGAATTATTCTTTAAATGGATAAAACAACATCTAAAAGTGAAAAATTTTTGGGGCAGATCAGAAAACGCTGTGCGAATACAAATCAATGTAGCAATTGCAACATATTGTTTAGTTTCAATAGTCTCAAGAGATTTACAAATAAACCGTTCAAATTATGAAATTTTGCAAATTTTATCAGCATCATTAATTGATAAAACACCTTTAAATGAGTTACTTATGAAATCAGATTACAATAATGTCAATGAACGAAATACTAATCAACTGGTTTTCAACTTATTTTAAGTGGAGACTAGTGAGAAAATTGGTTAAAAAATAAAGACACAATTTTATTTTTAGGTGTTTGGGGACAAATAAATAACACAAATTTTAATTCCCTAGAATTCGAGGGAATTAAAAAACTAAGGATATAGAAATAGTAGTACGCATGTCTGAAAAATTTAAGAATACATATCGCATAAAATCAGCCCGATTACAAAATTGGTATTACAGCCTTAGCGGCATGTATTTTATAACCATTTGCACCATTAATAGATCGCATTTTTTTGGTGAAATTGAAAATAGCAGAATGAAATTAAATGAATTAGGGCAATGTATAGAACAACAAGGGTTAAAAACATTTGAAATAAGGCAGGATATGAATTTGCAAATGGGCGAATATGTAATTATGCCAAATCATTTTCACGCCATTATAATTATTGGCGATAATATATACAATACGCAACGTGATTCGGTAACGGAATTTAGAGACGCAATGCATTGCGTCTCTACCCCAACCCCAACCGTACCACCAACCGCCGCCGACACACCAAACGTTGTAAACAAATTTGGGCCACAAACCAAAGATTTGGCATCCATAATACGGGGGTTTAAATCATCGGTAACCACCATGGCACGAAAAAACGGAAACACCCATTTTGGGTGGCAATCCCTTTTTCATGACCATATGATACGAAACGAAAAATCGTTTCAAAACATTTCAGCGTACATCATAAATAAGCCTTTAAAATGGAAGGAAGATAAATTCTTTAAAAATTAAAATGATGCAGAACGATAGACAATTAATACCTCAATTGAGGTTTTCAGAGTTTGAAGAAAATTGGGAAATAAAGTACATATAAAATATTGCTAAAGTTGTTGGTGGTGGTACACCATCTACTACAAATGCTGAATATTGGAATGGTGAAATAAATTGGTTTACACCTACTGAAATAAAATTTGATATTGTTTCAGAAAGTAAAAGGAAAATAACAGATTTGGGTTTAACTAAATCTTCTGCAACACTACTTCCTAAAGGTACTATTCTGCTGACCACAAGGGCGACAATAGGTGAAGTAGCAAAATAGCTCAAGAAGAGTGCACGACAAACCAAGGTTTTCAATCTTTAGTGTAAATAAAAATAATTCTAATCAATTTGTATTTGATTTAATAAAAGTATATCGAAAAGAACTATACAAAAGAGCTAATGGCTCTACTTTTAAAGAAGTTAGTAAGAAAGAAGTAGAAAAAATTAAGGTTATAATTCCATCCCTTCCAGAACAACAAAAAATAGCCTCCTTCCTTACCGATGTAGATGATGCCATTACCCAGCTCACCAAAAAGAAAACCTTTTTAGAGCAATACAAAAAAGGGGTAATGCAAAAAATATTTAAGCAAGAGTTAAGGTTTAAAAATGATGATGGTAATGATTTTGTAGATTGGGAAGTGAAACAATTGAGAGAGGTAGCTAATTACAGAAGAGGTAGTTTTCCACAACCTTATGGTTTACCAAAATGGTATGATAAAAAGAATGGTATTCCATTTGTACAAGTGTACGATGTAGAGGATAATATGTTGTTAAAACCTAAGACGAAACATAAAATTAGCGAATTAGGTGCTAAACAAAGTGTATTTGTAGAAAAGGGTACTTTAATTATAACAATACAAGGTTCAATAGGTAGAATTACAAAAACTTAATATGATTCTTATGTAGATAGAACATTGTTAATCTTTCAATCATATAAAAAGCCTTTAAATTTAGATTATTTTAAATATGTTTTGTTTTTGTTATTTGAAATTGAAAAAAAGAAAGCACCAGGTGGTATAATTAAAACTATTACAAAAGAAGTTTTAAGTTCGTTTAATGTTATGATTCCAATACTTGATGAGCAAACCAAAATAGCTGATTTCTTATCAAATATAGATTTAAAAATAGATGCTTTAAATACCAAAATGGAACATAGTAAAACTTTTAAAAAAGGCTTGTTACAAAAGATGTTTGTTTAATTATTGCAAACAAAAAGCAATTTCAATAATTAAAACATTTAAAAACTTCGAGATTCTTGATAAATCTCGAAGTTTTTAGTAGTTTTACCTCTATGATAGAACAAGTACCAAAATTTGAGTTCTCTAAAAAAGTTATTAATAATTTAAAAGAACCAGAAACCTTAAAAATCATTAAATCTATTAATGATGATTATTTGTATTGGGATAAAATAAAATACAAAAAAACAAAGTTTACACCCCAAGAGTTATGGGACATTGTAAAACTTAGTAGATTACTTAAAACAGAAACCATCACTTTCGGTAAGCATAATTTTAAATATGTAACCACCGATTATATACAAAAGGTTGTGCATTTTTTCGATATGAATATTGGTGGTTATATGGGGGCAAAAAACATCATACCAGAAGAAGATAAAACACGTTATTTAGTAAGTTCTATTATGGAAGAGGCTATTTCAAGTAGTCAAATAGAAGGGGCTAATACTACACGTAAACGTGCTAAAGAAATGTTGCGCAAAGAAATTAAACCGCACACAAAATCAGAACAAATGATTGTAAATAATTACCTTACAATCAAACACATTACGCAAAATAAAACAGAGAATTTAACACCCGAAAACTTATTAGAAATACATCGCTTAATTTCTAAAGATACCCTAGAAACTAAAACCGAAGAAGGTGCTTTTAGAACAAGTAATGATATTTATGTGGTAGATCATATAAAAAGCGAAGTAGTGCATACACCACCAAGTTTTAATGAAGTACCATTCTTAATAAACGATTTATGTACTTTTTTTAATGAAGAAGTAGAAAAAGATAATTTTATACATCCACTATTAAAAGGAATTGTTATTCATTTTATGATAGGGTTTATTCATCCTTTTACAGATGGTAATGGGCGTACAGCAAGAGCTTTGTTTTATTGGTATTTATTAAAAAAAGGCTATTGGTTAACAGAGTATTTGTCTATTTCAAAAATAATTCAAGACACAAAAAATCAGTATGAAAAAGCTTTTATTTATACTGAAAATGATGAAAATGATTTATCGTACTTTATTACATATAATTTAAAAGTAATGGAAAAAGCCTTTGATGCTTTAAAAAATTACATTCAAGAGAAACAAAAGAATCATTTTAAAATTGCAAGATTTATTAAAATACCTAACATTAACGAGCGGCAAGCTCAATTATTAAAAATTGTTTACGACAATCCAGAGGTTGTATTTAATACCAAAGAAATACAAAACAGATTTAATGTATCTAATTATACTGCTCGTACAGATTTAAAAGGATTAGTAGATTTACAGTTTTTAGATATGATTCCTGTAAATAAAGTAAAACGAAATTTTATAAAATCGCAACAATTCAATCAGTTATTGATAAAGCATAAAATAGTTTAAAACTTCGAGATTCTTTAAAAATATCGAAGTTTTAAAAAGAAAAAGAAAAAGAAAAAGAAAAAGAAAAATGACAACACAGCCAGAACAAGTATTAGAAAATAATTTAATAAGCCAACTAATGGGTTAGGTCATAAGTCTGTTACTATAAAAACAGAAGCCTTAACTACCAAAATAAAAAACAGTAAAACCTTAAAAAAAAAGTCTTTTTAAAGCAGATGTTTCTTTAAAAAATACTTACTCATGTAACCGTGATGTAACTAAGCTCATGTAAATACACGTAAATACCAGTAAAATAAGTGCTTTTGAGTGTAACTTGTATGTAACTAAACGATGAATAGAGAAGATATAGACCAACTTATTAACGAATTACAGGCATTACCAAAAGAAAGTGAATGTGTAGAATTTAAAGGTAATAATTGGAATCCAGAAAAGTTAGGTGCTAACATTTCTGCACTTTCTAATGCAGCACTTTTAGAAGGAAAACGATATGGCTATATTGTTTATGGTATAGAAGATATAACTCATGCTATTATTGGTACAGATTTTAACCCAGATAGTACTAAAATTAAACAGACTGTAAACTCAACTCTGTTTGAATAAATTTAATACTTTTTTTTATTCAGACAGAGTTCTGGTTACACCCTCGTTTTATGATAGAAAGATACCAAAAACAATGCATTTACACAATAAAATTATAACAAAAATTGATTATAATTATCTAATAATCAAATTATTAAAATATGATTTAAGATAAATCAGCAAGCCCAAAGTAAAAGAGTGTGTATAAATTTAGAGTGAATTTTAGTTAAATACTTTATGATTTAGTACCGTTTTAATTTTCAAAGTCCAAATTTGTATTGTTATTTTTAAAAATAAGCTCGTGTTCTTTGGAGAGGTCATTAGTGCTTCTCATAAACTTATTCCCCTTTATGATAGTATTATTTGAGGATTCTATTGATAAGGCTCTCTTGTTATAAGAAAATATATTATTCGTAATTTTAATATTTTCTAATCCTTGCCAATCAGCGGTTGTAACTCCATTCCATTTGGTTTTAGCGTTCAGATTTTTCAATTTAACCACCCTCATTTGAATGGTTGCAAAATCCTTTTCATTTAAGTAGGTTTCATCGTAGCCACAATTTTTAAAAATATTTTGGTTAATTATGATATTATGAGCGATAAAACCCTCACCCCAATCAACTCCATTGATAAGTGTAATGGCACTTTGACTTAAATTCTCAAAATAATTTCTTTCAATCAAACCATTAGAGGCTTGTATTAAAATTCCGTACCTTCTGGCATTTCTAAAGGTATTGTTTCTAATCACAAAAGATTCATTGGATTGATTATCCAAATAGGCAATATCATTCTTCTTCGTGTCACCAACATTTAAGGCTACTGGGACAGGTTTATCTAACGTAATTCGCATTTTTCCGTCTCCTAAAAACTTATTTTCGATAACATTAAATATTCCTATTAATTTACCCTCTCTCGGATTGTAAATTCGCAGGATGTCTCCTTTTACCACTTGATATTTCATCATTAACTCTGTAGGTGAAATCTGTTTAAGAATATGACGCATAGTGGTTTTTAGGTTCACAGCGTCATCACTGTATCCTTCAAAAAGAGAATTTTCTATCCAAGGACCAAATTTACCTCCATTTACATGCATGCAATCCGCATTGGCACTGTGAATTCGGCCTTCCTTAAGTTTTACCTCACATCCTATAATATTCCATTCTTCCATATTAATAGCGGCATAGCTACCAGCTGGACTGGAAAAATTAGTATTATTGAGAAAAGTAATATTTTTACTCATATTTGTTTTAAATATAGAACTCCCATTGGTTCTCGCTACATGAACATACACGTCTCCGACTTGCATAAATTTTAACATTCTTGGTCCAGGCATTTTTATTCGGAAAGTACCAAGTTCTAATTCTTTAAAATTTTTAGAGGCGTAATAATTCGGAGCACCATCTTTTAACTTTCCAGGAATTTCAGGATCCATTAGCATTCCCCATACTCTGCTAGCATCTTGAAACATGGCCATATTAAGACTGGGGAAACCCTCATCAATCCTAAAATCAAAAGTACTATTTTTGATATCTACACCCACAATTTTTCCTTGAGTAAAGGGTAGTGGATCATAATCAATGGTTAAGTTTTTAACAATTACATTCTTACTCTTCCAAATTGATAAAAAACCCTTTAAAGGGTCATGAATAATAATTTCAGAACCATTTCCATCGATAATAATATTGTTACCCTCTTTTAATTCAATTAAATGAAACTTATTTTTTCCTTCAAACAAATCGTATCGTCCTTTAGAGAATGTAAGCTTTATACCAACTCCTGTTTTTACCCATTTTTTACAATACTCCAAAGCTTTTCGAAACCCAGGACCATCATCTTTTCCATCGTTTGGAAATGCCCCAAAGTCTGACAGTTTAACTTCTACTGATATTGGAAAATCCAAAAGTGGTACGTTTCTTTTAGTTCTAAAATGATCTGGTAAAGAGAAGTTATATTGTGCATAAGACGAAAATCCAACAAAACATAATAATACTATTAAAAGTGTTTTTTTCATCTTTTTATTTTTTTAAAATTTTTTTAGTTAAGGTTCCTTGACTAGAAATAATAGTAAACAGGTATATACCAGTATTCAAATTTGAAATATCTATTTTATTAGATTTACGCACGTTAGCTTCAAAAAGTTTAGATTTTATTAGTTTACCTGAAATGTCATAAATTGTCCATCTACCTTGAGAGATTTCACAGGTATTGCTAAAATCAATACTATTTTCGTCTATTTTAAAATCCCAACATAATTTTTTAAATTCATTAACAGACAAATTACAATTATCGTTTGCTTGAGTAACGTTAGAGTTGTTGGTTAAAACGATTCTACCTAAATCAGTTCCGGAAAAAGAAGTGTTAGGATTTACTGTATTACATTGAATTAAGCCGGTATTTACATTTTGCATGTGAATTCCTTTTTTGTTATAACTTATATCGTTATTAGTTATGGTAACATTTTCAATGCCTTGCCAGTCGATTG is a window of Polaribacter litorisediminis DNA encoding:
- a CDS encoding sensor histidine kinase; this encodes MNTKLDKSDYIILTVFYLISITLNIFDYLDQDATLLEYLVDIPMFVITSLSGVLLFMYFIIPRFLLKKKNYILFALYGLLVITSIGIIERVVGFSTGNNDWSKFPKLGNLILYAIFNGSDSIGLALGILITKKFYEGQTQISKIKEQQKENELKLLRSQINPHFLFNNLNTLDSLIDSNPEKAKEYINKLSLIYRYLIKTKDAEVMELSSEIELAKNYIFLIKTRFGKDYEFTIEENMALVDKFIPTGALQSLLENVVKHNKSNGTKPIKTTIQINEGWLMITNTKSKVIAQQESFGTGLKNLETRYQLLSDEKIQILNTDTKFEVFIPIMKLQGT
- a CDS encoding AlbA family DNA-binding domain-containing protein — its product is MNREDIDQLINELQALPKESECVEFKGNNWNPEKLGANISALSNAALLEGKRYGYIVYGIEDITHAIIGTDFNPDSTKIKQTVNSTLFE
- a CDS encoding Fic family protein — encoded protein: MINLEVFSSFTSMIEQVPKFEFSKKVINNLKEPETLKIIKSINDDYLYWDKIKYKKTKFTPQELWDIVKLSRLLKTETITFGKHNFKYVTTDYIQKVVHFFDMNIGGYMGAKNIIPEEDKTRYLVSSIMEEAISSSQIEGANTTRKRAKEMLRKEIKPHTKSEQMIVNNYLTIKHITQNKTENLTPENLLEIHRLISKDTLETKTEEGAFRTSNDIYVVDHIKSEVVHTPPSFNEVPFLINDLCTFFNEEVEKDNFIHPLLKGIVIHFMIGFIHPFTDGNGRTARALFYWYLLKKGYWLTEYLSISKIIQDTKNQYEKAFIYTENDENDLSYFITYNLKVMEKAFDALKNYIQEKQKNHFKIARFIKIPNINERQAQLLKIVYDNPEVVFNTKEIQNRFNVSNYTARTDLKGLVDLQFLDMIPVNKVKRNFIKSQQFNQLLIKHKIV
- a CDS encoding right-handed parallel beta-helix repeat-containing protein, encoding MKKTLLIVLLCFVGFSSYAQYNFSLPDHFRTKRNVPLLDFPISVEVKLSDFGAFPNDGKDDGPGFRKALEYCKKWVKTGVGIKLTFSKGRYDLFEGKNKFHLIELKEGNNIIIDGNGSEIIIHDPLKGFLSIWKSKNVIVKNLTIDYDPLPFTQGKIVGVDIKNSTFDFRIDEGFPSLNMAMFQDASRVWGMLMDPEIPGKLKDGAPNYYASKNFKELELGTFRIKMPGPRMLKFMQVGDVYVHVARTNGSSIFKTNMSKNITFLNNTNFSSPAGSYAAINMEEWNIIGCEVKLKEGRIHSANADCMHVNGGKFGPWIENSLFEGYSDDAVNLKTTMRHILKQISPTELMMKYQVVKGDILRIYNPREGKLIGIFNVIENKFLGDGKMRITLDKPVPVALNVGDTKKNDIAYLDNQSNESFVIRNNTFRNARRYGILIQASNGLIERNYFENLSQSAITLINGVDWGEGFIAHNIIINQNIFKNCGYDETYLNEKDFATIQMRVVKLKNLNAKTKWNGVTTADWQGLENIKITNNIFSYNKRALSIESSNNTIIKGNKFMRSTNDLSKEHELIFKNNNTNLDFEN
- a CDS encoding transposase, which codes for MSEKFKNTYRIKSARLQNWYYSLSGMYFITICTINRSHFFGEIENSRMKLNELGQCIEQQGLKTFEIRQDMNLQMGEYVIMPNHFHAIIIIGDNIYNTQRDSVTEFRDAMHCVSTPTPTVPPTAADTPNVVNKFGPQTKDLASIIRGFKSSVTTMARKNGNTHFGWQSLFHDHMIRNEKSFQNISAYIINKPLKWKEDKFFKN
- a CDS encoding outer membrane beta-barrel protein translates to MKVLKIILFFFFGILTTFSQHKINGKIVDEQNEPLPFANILLLKTGENAAPKGTVSDENGNYSFEKITSGKYKIEISMLGFKTYKIPEFDLNGNKTFNITLKEEMQTLNEVVVKSKRPVIKQTAEKLIVDLEKSDMINTNLQDVMRKVPGVLVTNNGISIAGKGGVRILINGKTTEYMDVETLLRDFPADNIAKIEVVEQPGAEYEASGSGAIINIILKKNVKLGTHGSANTWIGEDEGFEWGAGFSIASYKNKLNWQLSTGYSQPTWRDDLFLIRTVGDETYNQVTREPYDPDNFRIGGSLDYYINDKHSIGIGGTMNTRDSERIATSKTIISDVNNTNTLFSENSFDRQRSNFNMNPYYEYKTDTDKLLIDFNYVDFVNDNTNRLSRAAGSTVNFTDRRYIQDGKYKIKTYRADYTKTFSDNFKLSAGTRFADVGTDNDLETQSLENTNFNTIDSLSSRFAIDETIFALYSKVNAKFGKWSFSGGLRYEDSNTDGTSTFIKDGQMVTEVQKRPIKKVFPSASISRKLTDILGASVSYSYRIQRPGYNSLNSFQQFLDPFSASEGNPRLTPSYTNNYQFNLTYEGQPFFTIGYSKTDDVIFQLISQDNATAQIRQQEVNVENNANWNFRLFAPVNFTKGLDGYTGIIVTNTDFQSSTYGVDLNKWNLIWFIQASYQLPWDINFELSGNYGTGALEGQIEVDWLAELDFSFGKKFMDDKLKVNLGFNKMLNRGFVGNIDYGNGTAEVESNGSRQNIQLRLVYSFGSKFGKKKSSRNTNRDEENRINDSN
- a CDS encoding restriction endonuclease subunit S codes for the protein MHDKPRFSIFSVNKNNSNQFVFDLIKVYRKELYKRANGSTFKEVSKKEVEKIKVIIPSLPEQQKIASFLTDVDDAITQLTKKKTFLEQYKKGVMQKIFKQELRFKNDDGNDFVDWEVKQLREVANYRRGSFPQPYGLPKWYDKKNGIPFVQVYDVEDNMLLKPKTKHKISELGAKQSVFVEKGTLIITIQGSIGRITKT
- a CDS encoding IS4 family transposase, yielding MNQGKYIFSQLVNFLPQRVFDRITAKYSGNKSVKHFTCWNQLLCMMFGQLSARESLRDLIAIIDAHKSKSYHLGFGKSITRRNLSKANENRNYKIFEEFADYLIKIAQNKNDTSNFKIEGSIYAFDSSTIDLCLSVFCWAHFRKTKAGIKLHTLFDVNTQIPVFIHVTEANIHDVNAMDVIDYEPLAYYIFDRAYVDYERLYRIEKAKAYFVVRAKSNVKFKRIYSKKKDKTTGIKYDQIGKIIGFYSSKNYPKKIRKVKYHDSKTKKTFVFLTNNFKLSASDNALLYKQRWQVELFFKWIKQHLKVKNFWGRSENAVRIQINVAIATYCLVSIVSRDLQINRSNYEILQILSASLIDKTPLNELLMKSDYNNVNERNTNQLVFNLF
- a CDS encoding restriction endonuclease subunit S → MLIFQSYKKPLNLDYFKYVLFLLFEIEKKKAPGGIIKTITKEVLSSFNVMIPILDEQTKIADFLSNIDLKIDALNTKMEHSKTFKKGLLQKMFV